A genomic segment from Fusarium keratoplasticum isolate Fu6.1 chromosome 10, whole genome shotgun sequence encodes:
- a CDS encoding Protein kinase domain-containing protein, with protein sequence MSRTAPSEDNGSATDPFSSGFFEARLNPDHVHDAARAEPAAREPLGAPIAIQDLSLGEIPAGAENARLVISPRGPPPLDDSEALVPFGHGELLAVLQSSKSAWFSLTLAADIQCTFYYDPASDNLVLRNSSRQPIQISPIQDADGDNSTADASLYTLEYRDVHVVSPGPWRISSAKSSTVLVDFLVLRRRYLLETQTGGTQPGSKRKDVLSIGAPAKRHRIEAESIDQSIVLISKPPNVSDNRRTESTQLELVRTGNPLITLQPGQAVFVTAPGEVPSAGNHSHKEAVASYTQAMPESYSLLHMRDIASTKGFASVFSARHGVFGDTAVKVIRTKQASQYSYIPTMAQNWKHEEQILRKVKHPSIIRFFGSDARLYSIYMEHLPFPDLNAWRNRPHDHYFVGTAADAERILRDMASALEYLHGQNIQHNDIKPGNILYDRERGPVLIDFGLASSHGGQLCTGGTPWYVPREFIDDLERGPKSDVFGLGVTMLYLLRKTPLPDVTQRGWIIYKAPRDSSETTLMEEWLSKVVTMRAELDETGHVESLVSDMLSPLSRDRKSAREIVEAMV encoded by the exons ATGTCCAGAACGGCGCCGTCTGAAGATAATGGCTCTGCAACGGACCCATTTTCGTCTGGTTTCTTCGAAGCCCGTCTCAACCCGGACCATGTTCACGATGCCGCCCGGGCTGAGCCAGCTGCCCGTGAACCCCTCGGCGCGCCCATTGCGATACAAGACCTATCCCTCGGTGAGATACCGGCTGGAGCCGAAAATGCTCGCCTCGTCATATCTCCGCGTGGGCCCCCGCCACTAGATGACAGTGAAGCACTCGTACCGTTCGGTCACGGAGAGCTGCTCGCTGTTCTACAGTCTTCCAAGTCGGCCTGGTTTTCCCTCACCTTGGCCGCCGACATTCAGTGCACTTTCTATTACGACCCAGCAAGTGACAACCTTGTTCTGCGAAACTCAAGTCGGCAGCCAATACAAATTAGCCCCATTCAGGATGCCGATGGCGACAATAGCACCGCTGACGCGAGCCTGTACACCCTGGAGTATCGCGATGTTCACGTTGTTTCACCTGGCCCGTGGAGGATATCGTCGGCAAAGTCGTCCACTGTGCTTGTTGATTTCCTGGTCCTCCGTCGGCGATACCTTCTCGAGACGCAAACGGGAGGAACGCAGCCTGGGTCGAAAAGGAAGGACGTCCTGTCGATCGGGGCTCCGGCTAAGAGACATCGAATTGAGGCCGAGAGCATTGATCAGAGCATAGTGCTAATTAGCAAACCACCCAACGTAAGCGAT AACCGGAGAACAGAGTCAACCCAACTGGAACTAGTCCGTACCGGCAACCCCCTGATCACCCTTCAGCCTGGGCAAGCGGTTTTTGTCACAGCCCCGGGAGAAGTCCCTTCAGCTGGAAACCATTCCCACAAGGAGGCTGTCGCTTCATATACTCAAGCTATGCCAGAGAGCTATTCACTCCTCCATATGCGCGACATTGCTAGCACCAAGGGGTTTGCGTCCGTCTTCAGCGCTCGCCACGGCGTATTTGGCGATACAGCAGTCAAGGTTATTCGGACCAAGCAAGCTTCGCAGTATTCTTATATCCCGACCATGGCGCAGAACTGGAAGCACGAAGAACAGATCCTGCGGAAAGTCAAACAT CCGTCCATCATTAGGTTTTTCGGGTCGGATGCTCGTCTCTACTCCATATATATGGAGCACTTGCCCTTCCCGGATCTTAACGCGTGGAGGAACCGACCCCATGATCACTATTTTGTCGGCactgctgctgatgctgagcGCATCCTTCGTGATATGGCCTCGGCTCTCGAATACCTCCATGGGCAAAATATCCAACATAACGATATCAAGCCGGGGAACATTCTCTACGACCGTGAGCGTGGCCCTGTCCTCATAGACTTTGGCCTAGCATCTTCACACGGCGGGCAGTTATGTACCGGCGGCACACCATGGTATGTGCCACGCGAGTTCATCGATGATCTAGAAAGGGGGCCCAAAAGTGACGTTTTTGGTCTTGGCGTGACTATGCTATATCTTCTGAGAAAAACTCCGTTGCCCGATGTGACGCAGCGTGGTTGGATAATCTACAAGGCTCCCCGGGACAGTTCAGAGACGACGCTCATGGAAGAATGGTTATCAAAAGTGGTGACAATGCGGGCTGAGCTCGATGAGACCGGTCATGTTGAGTCTTTGGTAAGTGACATGCTGAGCCCTCTGTCTCGAGATAGAAAGTCCGCAAGAGAGATTGTGGAGGCGATGGTATAA
- a CDS encoding MULE domain-containing protein produces the protein MPLFNICGVTSTNKIFQVAAIFLSGETEAQYSWAIMMLYRLLLESKIPMPKVTITDRDLALMNTFSRHPVLDKVPHILCRWHININMLAKTKQHFPKASYDARTRKTIRHAKFQDFLKAWNSIVYSPTVHDYEKRLEQFKRPGAHPDAAVLYCLNTWLIPWKEKVVRCYVDQHRHFGFTTTSVVESLHSSIKRWLCTSTGDLTTVFQRLCVFWQHQDASIATQQLQGRNKMLTITMQLLYILIRDQISPTALRLIAKEHAELDRDLSKSPKGTCYPCPIVTAYGLPCKHMIWRRLHQKEPIPLDEAKQPEVPLEPHIIKGKGRPKGTIATEKTAAPGSTRRDPSLFKRVEALETAEARASRAPPSTAPATIQAAASSSLSTPSNTTLGLRQVADNDLYEPGTQMQRSYQRVFQHLEDTDDVGASSDAPICLDDNAPRELTQNTAAGIAMAALAALEGIGLDGGEPEDLNLEAAVHFEGRLDQKALEVDQEWVDEFDG, from the exons ATGCCGCTATTCAACATCTGCGGTGTGACATCAACGAATAAGATCTTCCAAGTTGCGGCTATCTTCCTCAGTGGCGAGACCGAGGCCCAATACAGCTGGGCTATCATGATGCTAtatcgtcttcttctcgagagcAAAATCCCGATGCCAAAGGTCACTATCACTGACCGAGATCTCGCCCTCATGAATACTTTCTCTCGTCACCCGGTCCTCGACAAAGTCCCACATATTCTCTGCCGTTGGCACATCAATATAAACATGCTCGCCAAAACAAAGCAGCACTTCCCCAAGGCCAGCTACGACGCCCGTACGAGGAAGACTATACGTCATGCTAAGTTCCAAGACTTCCTGAAGGCTTGGAATAGCATCGTATATAGTCCTACGGTTCATGATTACGAGAAGCGATTAGAGCAGTTCAAGCGCCCCGGCGCTCATCCTGACGCCGCAGTTCTGTATTGTCTCAATACCTGGCTTATCCCTTGGAAGGAGAAAGTCGTTCGCTGCTACGTGGATCAACATCGCCACTTCGGGTTCACGACGACCTCGGTGGTTGAGTCTCTTCACTCGAGTATAAAGCGGTGGCTCTGTACGAGCACTGGGGATCTCACAACCGTCTTCCAGCGACTTTGCGTCTTCTGGCAAcaccaagatgcctccaTCGCCACGCAGCAACTCCAAGGCAGGAATAAGATGCTGACGATCACGATGCAGCTCCTGTATATCCTCATCCGAGATCAGATCAGCCCAACAGCCCTCcgcctcatcgccaaagaGCACGCCGAGCTCGATCGTGACCTCTCGAAGTCGCCCAAAGGCACCTGTTATCCCTGCCCGATCGTCACCGCATACGGGCTGCCGTGTAAGCATATGATTTGGCGCCGGCTGCATCAGAAGGAGCCTATCCCGCTAGATGAG GCAAAACAGCCGGAGGTGCCTTTAGAGCCTCATATCATAAAGGGAAAAGGCAGACCAAAGGGCACCATCGCCACCGAGAAGACCGCAGCCCCCGGAAGCACCCGTCGCGACCCCAGTCTCTTTAAACGCGTAGAGGCCCTCGAGACCGCCGAAGCGAGGGCATCACGAGCGCCTCCTTCTACAGCCCCAGCTACCATACAAGCTGCGGCTTCCTCTTCGTTATCTACACCATCTAATACGACTCTTGGGCTTCGTCAGGTTGCTGATAATGACTTATATGAGCCCGGCACACAGATGCAACGCTCATACCAACGAGTCTTCCAACATCTCGAAGATACAGACGATGTAGGCGCCTCATCTGACGCCCCGATCTGCCTTGACGATAACGCCCCTCGAGAACTCACGCAGAATACGGCGGCCGGCATCGCGATGGCGGCCCTCGCGGCTTTGGAAGGGATTGGACTTGATGGGGGTGAACCCGAAGACCTGAACCTTGAAGCCGCAGTGCATTTTGAGGGGCGACTTGATCAGAAGGCACTGGAAGTCGATCAGGAGTGGGTAGATGAGTTTGACGGCTAA